Proteins from a genomic interval of Candidatus Polarisedimenticolia bacterium:
- a CDS encoding nitrilase-related carbon-nitrogen hydrolase, whose amino-acid sequence MRIALAQIAPTLGNVEANLGLHHKAAAKARAGGAELVVFPELSLTGYVLKDLVPEVALSLKHSPEVQELCRMSRKIAVSFGMVEEAEDHRFYNSAVFAAGGKILHCHRKVYLPTYGMFEEGRDFAAGDSFAAFDTPLGRFGILICEDAWHPSASYLLTRDGADYLLVLSSGPSRGVGSGKELASITSWVDLCRVTAKFQTVFVLYVNRVGVEDGLHFSGGSFVVDPFGELIGRAPALREKIGCFTLPRGTLRRARTLYPLLRDEKPEVALRGLHRLLAADDPSETPERDRRPSMQAASSPAGPRRRLG is encoded by the coding sequence ATGCGAATCGCCCTGGCCCAGATCGCCCCCACCCTCGGCAACGTGGAAGCGAACCTCGGTCTGCACCACAAGGCGGCGGCGAAAGCCCGCGCCGGGGGCGCCGAGCTGGTCGTCTTCCCGGAGTTGAGTCTGACCGGTTACGTCCTCAAGGATCTCGTCCCCGAAGTCGCCCTCTCGTTGAAGCACTCGCCGGAGGTGCAAGAGCTTTGCCGGATGAGCCGGAAGATCGCCGTCTCGTTCGGAATGGTGGAGGAGGCGGAAGATCACCGTTTCTACAATTCGGCGGTCTTCGCGGCGGGAGGAAAGATCCTTCATTGCCATCGGAAGGTCTATCTTCCGACCTACGGAATGTTCGAGGAGGGGCGCGACTTCGCGGCCGGGGACAGCTTCGCCGCGTTCGACACTCCCCTGGGCCGGTTCGGGATCCTCATTTGCGAGGATGCCTGGCACCCTTCGGCCTCCTATCTGCTCACGCGGGACGGCGCCGACTATCTGCTGGTGCTCTCGAGCGGGCCGAGTCGGGGAGTCGGATCCGGGAAGGAGCTCGCGAGCATCACGAGCTGGGTAGACCTCTGCCGGGTCACGGCGAAGTTCCAAACCGTTTTCGTCCTCTACGTGAATCGCGTCGGGGTCGAGGACGGCTTGCATTTCAGCGGCGGCTCCTTCGTCGTCGATCCGTTCGGCGAGCTGATCGGGCGCGCTCCGGCCCTGCGGGAGAAGATCGGCTGCTTCACGCTCCCGCGCGGGACACTCCGCCGCGCCCGAACGCTCTATCCCCTTCTCCGTGACGAAAAGCCCGAAGTGGCCCTGCGGGGCCTGCACCGCCTTCTGGCCGCCGACGACCCGTCCGAGACTCCGGAGAGGGACCGGCGCCCCTCCATGCAAGCCGCGTCCTCCCCGGCAGGCCCGCGCCGGAGGCTGGGATGA